A single region of the Enterobacter cloacae complex sp. R_G8 genome encodes:
- a CDS encoding EAL and HDOD domain-containing protein translates to MYGFIARQPIFNPDMNTVAYELLFRDGMANRFPDVSAEFATSRMISDHFLCVPSRRIAGAQTSFINFPSRMVIDRSGEALDKESVVIEILEDAVPGEALLQAVKEMSAHGYRFALDDFTLAPEWDRFLPYISILKFDVRNYTLAQIQDYLKARKDLTRHIKYLAEKVETKEEFKHYREAGFSLFQGYFFCRPEVIKYKRLSQNQLAIFRLQMEVGRNKPDFRIIESLIKTDLTLSYKIMRYMKHTAFKHVGVCNFSKLTLSEVLRYLGENQLRRFVAVVVLATAGNDTVDELYPLSMMRGKFCELIAEKMHEPGLAENAFMCGLFSLLDTLLELPMAELMKQIAVPQAVSHALCHQEGMLADMVALCRYYEQQEWGEAARMAKGLGLSDDEVVDAMRTATIWAGENAAG, encoded by the coding sequence ATGTACGGATTTATTGCGAGACAACCCATTTTTAACCCGGATATGAATACGGTGGCTTATGAACTGCTTTTCAGGGATGGGATGGCAAACCGTTTTCCGGATGTATCGGCAGAATTTGCAACATCCAGAATGATCTCCGACCATTTTTTATGTGTCCCGTCCCGGCGTATCGCCGGGGCACAGACGTCGTTTATCAACTTTCCGTCCAGAATGGTCATCGATCGCAGCGGTGAAGCGCTGGACAAGGAGAGCGTCGTTATCGAGATCCTTGAAGATGCGGTTCCCGGTGAGGCGTTATTGCAGGCCGTTAAAGAGATGAGTGCGCACGGGTATCGCTTTGCGCTTGATGATTTCACCCTCGCGCCGGAATGGGATCGCTTTTTGCCCTATATTTCTATTCTCAAATTTGATGTCAGGAATTATACCTTAGCGCAAATTCAGGATTATCTAAAAGCGCGTAAAGACCTGACCCGCCATATAAAGTATCTCGCTGAAAAAGTTGAGACTAAAGAGGAATTCAAACACTATCGCGAGGCAGGTTTTTCGCTTTTTCAGGGTTACTTTTTCTGCCGTCCTGAAGTGATTAAATATAAGCGCTTATCGCAAAATCAACTGGCGATTTTCCGCCTGCAGATGGAAGTGGGGCGGAATAAACCTGATTTTCGGATAATTGAGTCGTTAATAAAAACCGACCTCACGTTGTCCTATAAAATCATGCGTTATATGAAACATACGGCGTTTAAACACGTCGGTGTCTGCAATTTTAGCAAATTAACGCTCAGCGAAGTGCTCCGCTATCTCGGGGAAAATCAACTGCGACGCTTTGTTGCGGTGGTGGTGCTGGCCACTGCCGGCAATGACACCGTCGACGAACTTTATCCTCTGAGTATGATGCGGGGTAAATTCTGTGAGCTGATTGCAGAGAAGATGCATGAGCCGGGGCTGGCGGAGAATGCGTTTATGTGTGGCCTGTTCTCTCTGCTCGATACCCTGCTTGAATTGCCAATGGCGGAGTTGATGAAGCAAATTGCGGTGCCGCAGGCTGTCAGCCATGCCCTGTGTCATCAGGAAGGCATGTTAGCCGACATGGTGGCGCTGTGTCGCTACTATGAACAGCAGGAGTGGGGTGAGGCGGCCAGGATGGCTAAGGGGCTGGGACTGTCGGATGACGAGGTCGTCGATGCCATGAGAACGGCGACGATCTGGGCGGGGGAAAATGCGGCGGGTTAA
- the cobB gene encoding Sir2 family NAD+-dependent deacetylase — translation MLSRRQGRLSRFRKNKRRLRERLRQRIFFRDRMMPEAMDKPRVVVLTGAGISAESGIRTFRAADGLWEEHRVEDVATPEGFARDPDLVQAFYNARRRQLQQPEIAPNPAHLALAKLEEALGDRFLLVTQNIDNLHERAGNKNIIHMHGELLKVRCAWSGQVLDWKEDVLPEDKCHCCQFPARLRPHVVWFGEMPLGMDEIYSALAMADVFIAIGTSGHVYPAAGFVHEARLHGAHTVELNLEPSQVGSEFEEKHYGLASEVVPEFVDKLLKGL, via the coding sequence ATGCTGTCGCGTCGCCAGGGTCGACTCAGCCGTTTTCGCAAAAATAAACGCCGCTTACGTGAGCGCTTGCGTCAGCGGATCTTTTTCAGAGACAGAATGATGCCAGAAGCGATGGATAAACCCAGAGTGGTGGTGCTGACCGGGGCGGGGATCTCTGCCGAGTCCGGTATTCGAACCTTCCGCGCCGCGGACGGGTTGTGGGAAGAGCACCGTGTGGAGGATGTGGCGACACCAGAAGGCTTCGCCCGTGACCCGGATCTTGTGCAGGCATTTTACAATGCCCGCCGTCGTCAGCTTCAGCAGCCAGAAATAGCGCCTAATCCGGCGCACCTGGCGCTGGCGAAGCTGGAGGAGGCGCTGGGGGATCGTTTTCTGCTGGTTACGCAGAATATCGATAACCTGCACGAGCGAGCCGGCAACAAAAACATCATCCACATGCACGGCGAGCTACTGAAGGTGCGCTGTGCATGGAGCGGCCAGGTGCTGGACTGGAAAGAGGACGTGCTGCCTGAGGATAAATGTCACTGCTGCCAGTTCCCTGCGCGTCTGCGTCCGCATGTGGTCTGGTTTGGCGAAATGCCGCTGGGGATGGATGAGATATACAGCGCGCTGGCGATGGCGGATGTGTTTATCGCCATCGGTACGTCAGGACATGTCTATCCGGCGGCGGGGTTTGTTCACGAAGCGCGCCTGCACGGCGCACATACCGTAGAGCTGAACCTTGAGCCGAGCCAGGTGGGAAGTGAGTTTGAAGAGAAACATTACGGGTTGGCAAGCGAGGTCGTACCGGAGTTTGTTGATAAGCTGCTGAAAGGTCTGTAA
- the nagK gene encoding N-acetylglucosamine kinase, with protein sequence MYYGFDIGGTKIALGAFDNDLKLQWETRVPTPRESYDAFLTAIAALVAQADERFGVKGSVGIGIPGMPETDDGTLYAANVPAASGKPLRADLSALLERDVRLDNDANCFALSEAWDDEFRQYPLVMGLILGTGVGGGIVINGKPITGRSYITGEFGHIRLPVDALEVVGRDFPLTRCGCGQHGCIENYLSGRGFAWLYEHFYHQKLEAPQIITRWEQGDAQAREHVERYLDLLAVCLGNILTIVDPDLLVIGGGLSNFTAITEQLSGRLPRHLLPVARVPRIERARHGDAGGMRGAAFLHLTD encoded by the coding sequence ATGTATTACGGATTTGATATTGGCGGCACCAAAATTGCGCTCGGCGCGTTTGATAACGATCTCAAACTGCAGTGGGAAACCCGCGTTCCCACGCCGCGAGAAAGCTACGATGCATTTTTAACCGCCATTGCCGCGCTGGTGGCGCAGGCCGATGAACGCTTTGGTGTGAAAGGCAGCGTCGGCATTGGTATTCCAGGTATGCCTGAAACCGACGATGGCACGCTGTATGCCGCTAATGTTCCTGCTGCCAGCGGCAAACCGCTGCGCGCCGATCTCTCTGCTCTCCTTGAACGCGACGTGCGTTTAGACAACGATGCCAACTGCTTTGCGCTCTCTGAAGCCTGGGATGATGAATTCCGTCAATATCCTCTGGTGATGGGACTGATCCTCGGCACCGGCGTCGGCGGGGGAATTGTCATCAACGGCAAGCCCATCACCGGCCGCAGCTATATCACCGGAGAGTTTGGTCATATCCGTTTGCCGGTGGATGCGCTTGAGGTCGTGGGACGTGATTTCCCGCTTACCCGCTGTGGCTGTGGTCAGCATGGCTGTATTGAGAACTACCTGTCAGGTCGCGGGTTTGCATGGCTTTACGAACACTTCTATCATCAGAAACTTGAGGCCCCTCAGATCATTACCCGGTGGGAGCAAGGCGATGCGCAGGCGCGAGAGCACGTTGAACGTTATCTCGATCTGCTGGCGGTGTGTCTGGGGAATATCCTGACCATCGTCGATCCGGATCTGCTGGTGATTGGGGGCGGGTTATCAAACTTTACCGCGATAACGGAACAGCTGTCGGGGCGTCTGCCCCGACATCTGTTGCCAGTCGCCCGCGTGCCGCGTATCGAACGCGCACGGCACGGGGACGCAGGAGGCATGCGCGGAGCCGCATTCCTTCATCTCACCGACTAG
- the lolE gene encoding lipoprotein-releasing ABC transporter permease subunit LolE, giving the protein MASPLSLLIGLRFSRGRRRGGMVSLISVISTIGIALGVAVLIVGLSAMNGFERELNNRILAVVPHGEIEPVNQPWNNWSDALSKVENVPGIAAAAPYINFTGLVESGVNLRAIQVKGVNPVQEERLSALPKYVQNGAWANFKAGEQQIIMGKGVADALKVKQGDWVSIMIPNASADHKLQQPKRVRLHVTGILQLSGQLDHSFAMVPLEDARQYLDMGDSVTGIAIKVNDVFNANKLVRDAGSVTNNYVYIKSWIGTYGYMYRDIQMIRAIMYLAMVLVIGVACFNIVSTLVMAVKDKSGDIAVLRTLGAKDGLIRAIFVWYGLLAGLFGSLCGVVIGVVVSLQLTPIINGIETLIGHQFLSGDIYFIDFLPSELHWLDVIYVLVTALLLSLLASWYPARRASRIDPARVLSGQ; this is encoded by the coding sequence ATGGCCTCACCGTTATCGTTACTCATCGGGCTACGTTTCAGTCGCGGCCGCCGTCGCGGCGGGATGGTCTCCCTTATCTCGGTGATCTCCACCATCGGTATTGCGCTCGGCGTGGCGGTGTTGATCGTAGGGTTAAGCGCCATGAATGGTTTTGAGCGTGAGTTGAATAACCGTATTCTGGCCGTTGTGCCGCACGGCGAAATCGAACCGGTTAATCAGCCGTGGAACAACTGGAGTGATGCCCTCAGCAAAGTGGAAAACGTGCCGGGTATTGCCGCCGCTGCACCTTACATTAACTTCACAGGGCTGGTGGAAAGCGGTGTTAACCTGCGCGCCATCCAGGTGAAAGGGGTGAATCCTGTCCAGGAAGAACGCCTGAGCGCGCTGCCGAAATATGTGCAGAACGGCGCGTGGGCGAACTTTAAGGCCGGTGAGCAACAGATCATCATGGGCAAAGGTGTGGCCGACGCGCTAAAAGTGAAGCAGGGCGACTGGGTGTCGATCATGATCCCGAACGCCAGCGCTGACCATAAATTACAGCAGCCTAAGCGCGTGCGTCTGCACGTTACCGGGATCCTGCAACTGAGCGGACAGCTTGACCACAGCTTCGCAATGGTGCCGCTGGAAGACGCGCGCCAGTATCTGGACATGGGCGACAGCGTGACGGGCATCGCCATTAAGGTCAACGACGTCTTCAACGCCAATAAACTGGTGCGTGATGCGGGCAGCGTGACCAATAACTATGTCTACATCAAAAGCTGGATCGGCACTTACGGGTATATGTATCGTGATATCCAGATGATCCGCGCCATCATGTATCTGGCAATGGTGCTGGTGATTGGCGTGGCGTGCTTTAATATCGTCTCGACGCTGGTAATGGCGGTCAAAGACAAGAGTGGCGACATCGCGGTTCTGCGTACCCTTGGGGCAAAGGACGGTCTTATTCGCGCCATCTTCGTCTGGTATGGTCTGCTGGCGGGGCTGTTCGGTAGCCTGTGCGGGGTGGTGATTGGCGTCGTGGTGTCGTTACAGCTCACGCCAATCATCAACGGGATTGAGACGCTGATCGGCCACCAGTTCCTGTCGGGTGATATCTATTTTATTGACTTCCTGCCGTCTGAATTGCACTGGCTGGACGTTATTTATGTGCTGGTTACAGCACTTTTACTGAGTCTGCTGGCAAGCTGGTATCCGGCGCGTCGCGCAAGCCGAATTGATCCGGCGAGGGTATTAAGTGGCCAGTAA
- the lolD gene encoding lipoprotein-releasing ABC transporter ATP-binding protein LolD, with amino-acid sequence MNKILLQCDNLSKRYQEGSVQTDVLHNVSFSVGEGEMMAIVGSSGSGKSTLLHLLGGLDTPTSGDVIFSGQPMSKMSSAAKAELRNRELGFIYQFHHLLPDFTALENVAMPLLIGKKKPAEINARASDMLKAVGLGHRGDHRPSELSGGERQRVAIARALVNNPRLVLADEPTGNLDARNADSIFQLLGELNASQGTAFLVVTHDLQLAKRMGRQLEMRDGHLNAELTLMGAE; translated from the coding sequence ATGAATAAGATCCTGTTGCAATGCGACAACCTGTCCAAACGCTATCAGGAAGGCTCTGTACAGACCGATGTGCTGCACAATGTGAGCTTCAGCGTGGGCGAAGGCGAGATGATGGCGATTGTCGGCAGCTCCGGTTCCGGCAAAAGTACCTTATTACACCTGCTGGGCGGGCTGGATACGCCGACGAGTGGCGACGTGATTTTCTCTGGCCAGCCGATGAGCAAAATGTCTTCTGCGGCAAAAGCGGAGCTGCGTAACCGTGAACTGGGCTTTATCTACCAGTTCCACCATCTGCTGCCGGATTTCACGGCGCTGGAAAACGTGGCGATGCCTTTGCTGATTGGTAAAAAGAAACCGGCAGAAATTAATGCCCGCGCCAGCGACATGCTGAAAGCCGTAGGCCTGGGGCATCGCGGTGACCACCGTCCGTCTGAGCTGTCCGGTGGCGAGCGTCAGCGTGTGGCAATTGCCCGTGCGCTGGTGAACAACCCTCGTCTGGTGCTGGCGGATGAACCAACCGGCAACCTGGATGCGCGCAATGCTGACAGTATTTTCCAGCTTCTGGGTGAGCTGAATGCCTCACAGGGGACGGCGTTTCTGGTGGTGACCCACGATTTGCAACTGGCAAAACGGATGGGGCGCCAGCTTGAGATGCGTGACGGTCATCTGAACGCTGAACTGACTCTGATGGGAGCGGAGTAA
- the lolC gene encoding lipoprotein-releasing ABC transporter permease subunit LolC, whose protein sequence is MYQPVALFIGLRYMRGRAADRFGRFVSWLSTIGITLGVMALVTVLSVMNGFERELQNNILGLMPQAILSSTNGSVNPQQLPESAAKLQGVTRVAPVTTGDVVLQSARSVAVGVMLGIDPTQKDPLTPYLVNVKQSDLEAGKYNVILGEQLAGQLGVNRGDQLRVMVPSASQFTPMGRLPSQRLFTVIGTFAANSEVDGYQMLMNIQDASRLMRYPVGNITGWRLWLDAPLKVDTLSQQTLPEGTKWQDWRERKGELFQAVRMEKNMMGLLLSLIVAVAAFNIITSLGLMVMEKQGEVAILQTQGLTPRQIMAVFMVQGASAGIIGALLGAVLGALLASQLNNLMPIIGALLDGAALPVAIEPLQVVGIALAAMAIALLSTLYPSWRAAATQPAEALRYE, encoded by the coding sequence ATGTATCAACCTGTCGCACTCTTCATAGGCTTACGCTACATGCGTGGGCGCGCCGCGGACCGTTTCGGTCGTTTTGTCTCCTGGCTTTCGACTATTGGCATTACGCTTGGCGTGATGGCACTGGTGACGGTGCTTTCCGTCATGAATGGCTTTGAGCGCGAGCTGCAAAACAACATCCTGGGGCTGATGCCGCAGGCCATTCTCTCTTCAACCAACGGCTCCGTTAACCCGCAACAACTGCCGGAAAGTGCGGCGAAGTTACAGGGTGTCACACGCGTTGCGCCGGTGACAACGGGCGATGTCGTTCTGCAAAGCGCCCGCAGCGTGGCGGTGGGCGTCATGCTGGGTATTGACCCGACGCAAAAAGATCCGCTCACGCCGTATCTGGTCAACGTGAAGCAAAGCGATCTGGAAGCGGGCAAATACAACGTGATCCTCGGCGAGCAGCTTGCCGGGCAGCTTGGGGTCAACCGTGGCGACCAGCTGCGCGTGATGGTGCCGTCTGCCAGCCAGTTTACGCCGATGGGACGTTTGCCCAGCCAGCGTCTGTTCACTGTGATTGGCACGTTTGCCGCCAACAGCGAAGTTGACGGCTACCAGATGCTCATGAATATCCAGGATGCTTCACGACTGATGCGTTATCCGGTGGGCAACATTACCGGCTGGCGTCTGTGGCTCGACGCACCGCTGAAGGTCGATACCCTCAGCCAGCAAACCTTGCCGGAAGGCACAAAATGGCAGGACTGGCGCGAGCGTAAAGGCGAACTGTTCCAGGCCGTGCGTATGGAAAAAAATATGATGGGCCTGCTGCTGAGCCTGATCGTCGCGGTCGCGGCATTTAACATCATCACCTCGCTTGGTCTGATGGTAATGGAAAAGCAGGGCGAAGTTGCCATCCTGCAAACCCAGGGGCTGACGCCGCGCCAGATTATGGCCGTCTTTATGGTGCAGGGGGCCAGCGCCGGGATCATTGGCGCGTTACTCGGGGCGGTTCTCGGGGCGCTGCTGGCCAGTCAGTTGAATAACTTAATGCCGATCATCGGCGCGCTGCTTGATGGCGCGGCGCTGCCGGTTGCTATCGAACCGCTGCAGGTGGTCGGTATTGCGCTGGCCGCGATGGCCATTGCGCTGCTTTCTACGCTCTATCCTTCCTGGCGCGCTGCCGCCACTCAACCCGCTGAGGCTTTACGTTATGAATAA
- a CDS encoding acyltransferase family protein, with product MKQKALWINQIKGLCICLVVIYHSVITFYPHLTGLQHPLSGLLAKCWVYFNLYLAPFRMPVFFFISGYLIRRYIDEVNWRTSFDKRIWSIVWVLALWGVLQWQALSHLNAWLAPERELATSSNAAYADSLSGFALGMLTASTSLWYLYALVVYFTLCKLLSRWKLPVLGLLALASIAINFLPLPWWGMNSVVRNMIYYSLGAWYGAELMAWMKGLNLRRTWLALGAFAAVSVVLWFANVPLLLSLLSIVLIMKLFYSLELRYAVHPSNLLNVIGSNTIAIYTTHRILIEAFSLFLIGEMNAAYWPVWAELALILVYPFASLLICTLAGLGVRKISTALFGDLFFSPPSASTLSPATR from the coding sequence ATGAAGCAAAAAGCATTATGGATTAACCAGATAAAGGGGCTGTGTATCTGCCTGGTGGTGATCTATCATTCGGTTATCACATTTTATCCCCATCTGACGGGGCTACAACATCCGCTGTCCGGTCTTCTCGCTAAATGCTGGGTCTATTTCAATCTTTATCTCGCGCCCTTCCGTATGCCGGTATTTTTCTTCATTTCCGGTTATCTGATCCGTCGATACATTGACGAGGTGAACTGGCGCACCAGTTTTGACAAACGGATCTGGAGCATTGTGTGGGTACTGGCGCTGTGGGGAGTACTGCAATGGCAGGCGCTGAGTCATCTGAACGCCTGGCTGGCCCCCGAACGTGAGCTTGCCACATCCTCGAACGCCGCGTATGCCGATTCACTTTCCGGGTTTGCGCTGGGGATGCTCACGGCCAGCACCAGCCTGTGGTATCTGTACGCTCTGGTGGTCTATTTCACGCTATGTAAACTGCTGAGCCGCTGGAAACTGCCCGTGCTGGGACTGCTGGCACTGGCCAGCATCGCGATTAATTTCCTGCCGCTGCCGTGGTGGGGAATGAACAGCGTGGTGCGCAACATGATCTACTACAGTCTTGGCGCGTGGTATGGCGCAGAGCTGATGGCCTGGATGAAGGGGCTGAACCTGCGTCGCACCTGGCTGGCGTTGGGTGCTTTTGCTGCCGTCTCCGTGGTACTGTGGTTTGCTAACGTTCCGCTGCTGCTTTCCCTGCTGTCGATCGTGCTGATCATGAAGCTTTTCTACAGCCTCGAGCTGCGTTATGCCGTTCACCCCAGCAACCTGCTTAACGTCATCGGCTCAAACACCATCGCTATCTACACCACGCACCGCATCCTGATAGAGGCCTTCAGCCTGTTCCTGATCGGTGAGATGAATGCTGCCTACTGGCCGGTATGGGCCGAGCTTGCCTTGATCCTGGTCTACCCGTTTGCCAGCCTGCTGATCTGCACCCTCGCCGGGCTTGGCGTACGCAAAATATCGACGGCACTGTTTGGCGATCTGTTCTTCTCTCCCCCTTCCGCGAGCACACTGTCTCCGGCAACCCGATAA
- the mfd gene encoding transcription-repair coupling factor: MPEHYRYSLPVKAGDQRQLGELTGAACATLVAEIAERHPGPVVLVAPDMQNALRLHDEIRQFTDNLVFSLADWETLPYDSFSPHQEIISSRLSTLYQLPTMQRGVLIVPVNTLMQRVCPHSYLHGHALVMKKGQRLSRDDLRAQLDSAGYRHVDQVMEHGEYATRGALLDLYPMGSDQPYRLDFFDDEIDSLRVFDADTQRTLEEVEAINLLPAHEFPTDKTAIELFRSQWRDKFDVKRDAEHIYQQVSKGTLPAGIEYWQPLFFNEPLPALFSYFPANTLIVNTGDIDASASRFESETRARFENRGVDPMRPLLPPEALWLRTDELNAELKRWPRVQLKTDTLADKAANTNLAFQKLPDLAVQAQQKSPLESLRKFLDAFTGPVIFSVESEGRREALGELLGRIKVAPKRILRLSEATGTRRYLMIGAAEHGFIDTLNNVALICESDLLGERVARRRQDSRRTINPDTLIRNLAELHPGQPIVHLEHGVGRYQGMTTLEAGGIKGEYLMLTYANDAKLYVPVSSLHLISRYAGGAEENAPLHKLGGDAWARARQKAAEKVRDVAAELLDIYAQRAAKEGFAFKHDKEQYQLFCDSFPFETTPDQAQAINAVLSDMCQPLAMDRLVCGDVGFGKTEVAMRAAFLAVENNKQVAVLVPTTLLAQQHFDNFRDRFANWPVRIEMLSRFRSTKEQTQILEQASEGKIDILIGTHKLLQSDVKWKDLGLLIVDEEHRFGVRHKERIKAMRADVDILTLTATPIPRTLNMAMSGMRDLSIIATPPARRLAVKTFVREYDNLVVREAILREVLRGGQVYYLYNDVENIQKAADRLAELVPEARIAIGHGQMRERELERVMNDFHHQRFNVLVCTTIIETGIDIPTANTIIIERADHFGLAQLHQLRGRVGRSHHQAYAWLLTPHPKAMTTDAQKRLEAIASLEDLGAGFALATHDLEIRGAGELLGEDQSGSMETIGFSLYMELLENAVDALKAGREPSLEDLTSQQTEVELRMPSLLPDDFIPDVNTRLSFYKRIASAKNENELEEIKVELIDRFGLLPDAARNLLDIARLRQQAQKLGIRKLEGNEKGGVIEFAEKNHVNPTWLIGLLQKQPQHFRLDGPTRLKFTQELTERKTRMDWVRNFMRQLEENAIA, encoded by the coding sequence ATGCCTGAACACTATCGTTATTCCCTGCCTGTCAAAGCGGGCGACCAGCGCCAGCTGGGCGAACTCACTGGCGCGGCTTGCGCCACGCTGGTGGCAGAAATCGCTGAGCGACATCCTGGTCCGGTGGTGCTGGTCGCCCCGGATATGCAAAATGCACTGCGACTGCATGATGAAATTCGCCAGTTCACCGATAACCTGGTCTTCAGTCTGGCCGACTGGGAAACACTGCCGTATGACAGTTTCTCCCCGCATCAGGAGATCATCTCCTCGCGCCTGTCGACCCTCTATCAGTTACCGACCATGCAGCGTGGCGTGCTGATCGTTCCGGTCAACACCCTGATGCAGCGCGTCTGTCCTCACAGCTATTTGCACGGCCATGCGCTGGTCATGAAAAAAGGTCAGCGTCTGTCGCGTGACGATCTGCGCGCGCAGCTGGACAGCGCCGGATACCGTCATGTCGATCAGGTTATGGAGCACGGGGAATACGCCACGCGCGGTGCGTTGCTCGATCTGTACCCGATGGGCAGCGACCAGCCGTATCGACTGGACTTCTTCGACGATGAGATCGACAGCCTGCGCGTATTCGACGCCGACACGCAGCGCACGCTGGAAGAAGTGGAAGCCATCAATTTATTACCCGCCCATGAATTCCCGACGGACAAAACCGCTATCGAGCTGTTCCGTAGCCAGTGGCGCGACAAGTTCGACGTCAAGCGCGACGCTGAGCATATCTATCAGCAGGTCAGCAAAGGTACGCTTCCTGCCGGGATCGAATACTGGCAGCCGCTGTTCTTTAACGAGCCACTGCCCGCCCTGTTTAGCTACTTCCCGGCGAACACGTTGATTGTCAACACCGGTGATATCGACGCCAGCGCCAGCCGCTTTGAGAGCGAAACCCGCGCGCGCTTTGAAAACCGGGGCGTGGACCCGATGCGTCCGCTGCTGCCGCCTGAAGCCCTATGGCTGCGCACCGACGAGCTCAATGCAGAACTCAAGCGCTGGCCGCGCGTACAGCTGAAAACCGATACGCTTGCCGATAAAGCTGCCAATACCAATCTTGCATTCCAGAAGCTGCCAGATTTAGCCGTTCAGGCACAGCAGAAATCCCCGCTGGAGAGTCTCCGCAAGTTCCTCGACGCCTTTACCGGCCCGGTGATCTTCTCCGTTGAGAGTGAAGGCCGCCGTGAAGCGCTGGGCGAACTGCTGGGGCGGATTAAAGTTGCCCCGAAACGCATTTTGCGCCTGAGCGAAGCTACGGGGACGCGGCGTTACCTGATGATCGGTGCCGCCGAGCACGGGTTTATCGATACCCTCAATAACGTGGCATTAATCTGTGAAAGTGACCTGCTGGGTGAACGTGTTGCGCGTCGCCGTCAGGACAGCCGTCGCACCATTAACCCGGATACGCTGATCCGCAACCTGGCGGAACTCCATCCGGGCCAACCGATTGTGCACCTTGAACATGGCGTGGGCCGTTATCAGGGGATGACAACGCTGGAAGCCGGTGGCATCAAAGGTGAATACCTGATGCTGACCTACGCCAACGACGCCAAACTCTACGTGCCGGTCTCATCCCTGCATCTGATCAGCCGCTACGCCGGGGGTGCAGAAGAGAATGCACCATTGCATAAACTGGGCGGCGACGCCTGGGCACGCGCCCGGCAGAAAGCGGCGGAAAAAGTGCGTGATGTCGCAGCCGAGCTGCTGGATATCTATGCCCAGCGTGCGGCTAAAGAGGGCTTTGCCTTTAAGCATGATAAAGAGCAGTACCAGCTGTTCTGCGACAGCTTCCCGTTTGAAACCACGCCGGATCAGGCCCAGGCCATCAATGCCGTGTTAAGCGACATGTGTCAGCCGCTGGCGATGGACAGACTGGTCTGTGGCGATGTCGGCTTCGGGAAAACCGAAGTGGCCATGCGTGCCGCTTTCCTCGCCGTTGAGAACAACAAGCAGGTGGCGGTGCTGGTACCCACTACCCTGCTCGCGCAGCAGCACTTCGATAACTTCCGCGACCGCTTTGCCAACTGGCCGGTACGCATCGAGATGCTGTCTCGTTTTCGCAGTACCAAAGAGCAAACGCAGATCCTTGAGCAGGCCAGCGAGGGTAAGATCGATATCCTGATCGGCACCCACAAACTGCTGCAGAGTGACGTGAAATGGAAAGATCTGGGACTGCTGATTGTCGATGAAGAGCACCGTTTTGGCGTGCGGCATAAAGAGCGCATCAAAGCGATGCGTGCCGACGTTGATATCCTGACCCTGACCGCGACGCCAATTCCGCGAACCCTGAACATGGCGATGAGCGGCATGCGCGATCTCTCGATTATCGCCACGCCGCCGGCGCGTCGTCTGGCCGTGAAAACCTTTGTCCGCGAATACGATAATCTGGTGGTACGTGAGGCCATTCTGCGTGAGGTGCTGCGCGGCGGTCAGGTCTATTACCTCTATAACGATGTGGAAAATATCCAGAAAGCGGCAGACAGGCTGGCAGAGCTGGTGCCGGAGGCGCGTATCGCCATCGGTCACGGGCAAATGCGCGAGCGCGAGCTGGAACGGGTGATGAACGACTTCCACCACCAGCGTTTTAATGTGCTGGTGTGTACGACCATCATTGAGACCGGGATCGATATCCCGACGGCCAACACCATCATTATTGAACGCGCGGATCATTTCGGTCTGGCACAGCTTCATCAGCTGCGTGGCCGCGTCGGGCGTTCGCACCATCAGGCCTATGCCTGGCTGCTGACGCCGCACCCGAAAGCGATGACCACCGATGCGCAAAAACGCCTGGAAGCGATCGCCTCGCTGGAAGATCTGGGGGCAGGCTTTGCCCTCGCCACCCACGACCTGGAGATCCGCGGTGCGGGTGAACTGCTGGGTGAAGATCAGAGTGGCTCGATGGAAACCATCGGTTTCTCGCTCTACATGGAGCTGCTCGAGAACGCGGTTGATGCCCTGAAGGCCGGGCGTGAACCGTCACTGGAAGATCTCACCAGCCAGCAAACCGAGGTTGAGTTACGCATGCCGTCCCTGCTGCCGGATGATTTCATTCCGGATGTGAATACCCGCCTGTCGTTCTACAAGCGTATTGCCAGTGCGAAAAATGAAAACGAACTGGAAGAGATCAAAGTTGAGCTTATCGACCGCTTTGGTCTGCTGCCAGATGCCGCAAGAAACTTGCTGGATATCGCGCGACTGCGTCAGCAGGCGCAGAAGCTGGGCATCCGTAAGCTTGAAGGCAACGAAAAAGGCGGTGTGATTGAGTTTGCCGAGAAAAACCACGTTAACCCTACGTGGCTCATCGGTTTACTGCAAAAGCAGCCGCAGCATTTCCGCCTGGATGGGCCAACGCGTCTGAAATTTACGCAGGAGCTGACGGAGCGTAAAACCCGTATGGACTGGGTACGTAACTTTATGCGTCAGTTGGAAGAGAACGCGATCGCATAA